CCGCGGCCCGGCCGAGGTCCCGCATGCCGCGGCCGGCCAGCCGTACCGCGTGGTCCGTGCCCTCCAGCAGCCGGGCCGCGGTCAGGCTCGCCACCAGGCGGGGCAGATGGGACGCCAGCGCCACCGCCCGGTCGTGCTCGGACGGCTCCAGCAGCACCGGCACCGCGTTGCACAGCGAGACGAGTTCCAGGGCGCGGTTCAGGGCGAGTTCACCGGTCTCCGGGGTGGGGGTGAGCACCCAGTGGTGGTCCTCGAACAGATCGGCGCGGGCCGCGAGCGGACCGGAGCGCTCCCGCCCCGCCAGCGGGTGCCCGCCCACCAGGCTGGTGGTGTCACATCCGAGAGCCAGGCACTGGGCGTGCACCAGCTCCTTGACGCTCGCCACGTCCGTGTACGTCCGGGCCAGCTCGGCCTTCTGATGGTCCGCCAGGACCCTTGCGGTGTGCGACGGCGGGACGGCGATGACCGCGAGGTCCACCGGCGCCGGGGGTAATCCGGGTATGCCCGCACCACGGGCGGCGGCGATCCGTATCCGGTCCGGGTCGTGGTCGATCAGGTGGGTGGTCACTCCCCGGCCGGTCAGCGCAAGGGCGATGGACGTACCGATGAGACCGGTGCCGACGACTGCAGCGGTGTGCAAGGGGTGCTCCTGGAGGGGGGACGGTGTGCCACCGGCCGGCCGGGGGACCGCGTCGTCCCCCGTTGGTCGGCGGCTCGTTCGACGGGTGCCAGCCGTGCGCCCGATGGAACTCCACCTTGCCGGCGCCGGGCAAGAGGGCCTGATCGGTGCCGGAGGGAGAGCAGGTCCGCGGCCGGCGGGCCGGCGTGCCTCCGACGCCTGGTCACCGCCCGTCCGGTGACCAACGGCACACGTACTGATCAGTAGTGTTACCGCGGCGCACGGGCCTAAAGTGAGGCCGGATGGCGCCGCCGGACACCGGCGGCGGCCCCCGCACCCCTCGATCCGACCAGGGAGACTGCATGCGCTCTCCGAAGGACTTCTTCCGCCCGCTGGCCGTCGGCGCGCCGACGCCCGTGCGTGAAGTGCCTTTCCGGCCGTCCCGGATGATCCACTTCTTCGACCCGGGCAACGAGAAGATGGCGGCCAAGGTACCGGCCATCGCCCCCACCGTGGACGTACTGCTCGGCAATCTGGAGGACGCCGTCGCAGCCGACCGCAAGGAGGCCGCCAGGTCGGGCCTGGTGAAGATCGCCAAGGCCACGGACTTCGGCGACACCCAGCTGTGGACCCGGATCAACAGCCTCGACTCGCCCTGGGCGTTGGACGACCTGCTGACGCTGGTCACCGAGATCGGCGACAAGCTCGACGTGATCATGGTGCCCAAGGTGGAGGGCGCCGAGGACATCCACTACGTGGACCGGCTGCTCGCGCAGCTGGAGGCCAAGGCGCAGATCCAGCGGCCGATCCTGGTGCACGCCATCCTGGAGACCGCCACCGGTGTCGCCAACGTCGAGGAGATCGCCGGCGCCAGCCCCCGGATGCAGGGCATCTCGCTCGGCCCCGCCGACCTCGCCGCCAGCCGCCGGATGAAGACCACCCGCGTGGGCGGCGGACACCCCGGATACCTCGTGCGGGAGGACCCGCACGGCCCGGACGGCGCCGCGCCGCGAGCCACCTTCCAGCAGGACCTGTGGCACTACACCCTCGCGCGGATGGTGGACGCCTGCGCCGCGCACGGCATCCTGCCGTACTACGGGCCGTTCGGTGACATCAAGGACACCACCGCCTGCGAGGACCAGTTCCGCAACGCCTTCCTGCTCGGCTGCGTCGGCGCCTGGAGCCTGCACCCGGTGCAGATCGACATCGCCAAGCGGGTGTTCTCGCCCGCCCCGGCCGACGTGGCCTGGGCCCGCAAGGTCATCGAGGCCATGGGCGACGGCACCGGCGCGGTGATGATCGACGGCAAGATGCAGGACGACGCCACGTACAAGCAGTGCCAGGTGGTCGTCCAGCTCGCGGAGGCCCTCGCCGCCCGCGACCCCGAGCTGCGCGACGCCTACGCAGCGGCCGAGTCCCGGCAGAACAAGGAGTAAGACCCATGTCCGACGCGACCCTGCGGCCGCGCCGCTCCGTGCTCTACATGCCCGGTGCCAACGAACGCGCCCTGGAGAAGGCCAAGTCCCTCCCCACCGACGCACTGATCCTCGACCTGGAGGACGCCGTCGCCCCCGACGCCAAGGCCGACGCCCGCAAGCGCGTCGCGGCCGCCGCGGCCTCGGGGGAGTACGGCTACCGCGAGGTGACGATCCGGGTCAACGCGCCGGGCACCGCCTGGCACGCCGACGACCTCCGGGCCGCCGCCGAGGCCGGCCCGGACGCGGTCGTGGTGCCCAAGGTGGAGTCCGCCGACACCGTGCGGGAGGTCGAACGCGCCCTGGAGGCGGCCGGCGCCCCGGACCGTACGGCCATCTGGGCGATGGTCGAGACGCCGCGCGCGATGCTGGACGCGCGGGCGGTGGCCGCCGCCAGCGAACGGCTGACCGTGCTGGTGATGGGCACCAACGACCTGGCCAAGGAACTCCACGCGGAGCACGTCCCCGGCCGGGCCCCGCTGCTCACCGGACTGTCGCTGGCGCTCCTGGGTGCCCGCGACGCGGGCAAGGTCATCCTGGACGGCGTCTACAACGACGTGAAGGACCCCGAGGGGTTCGAGGCGGAATGCGTCCAGGGGCGGCAGTTCGGGTTCGACGGCAAGACGCTCATCCACCCGTCGCAGGTCGAGCCCTGCAACCGGGTGTTCGCGCCGTCGGCCGACCAGATCGAGCGTTCGCGCCGGATCATCGAGGCTTTCGACGAGGCCACCCGTGAGGGACGCGGAGTCGTCACCGTCGACGGCCGGCTGATCGAGAATCTGCACGTCGAGGACGCCCGCCGGATCCTCGCCCTGGCCGAGGCGGTCGCCGGCCGGTGAACCGCCGGCACTGACCCGGCGTCACCGGCGCCTGCCGTGACACGTCACGTCTGACGCCGGGACCGTGCATGCCCGGTGCGTGATGCCTGGTGCGGAGACCCGCGCACCAGGCATCCGCCGTATCGACACCCTCTAGGCGTCGGTGAGGGGCGGCGACGCCGGGCCGGCCGCCCCGTCCGAAGTGAGGTATTGGGCCACGCCGTTGCCGAGCGACCAGTCGGCCGACTCGTTCTCGGTCACGGTGACGAAGACGTTGCGCGGCTCGGTCCCCGCGTACTCCTGGGCGCGTTCGGCGATCCGCCGGTACAGCGCCTTCTTCTGTTCGGGCGTGCGGCCGGAGCGCATCGTGATCGCGACGAACACCAGGCCGTCGTCGCGCCGGATGCCGAAGTAGTCGTCGTAGCGCAGCGTGCTGCGGGCGCCGTCGTGACCCACCAGCACCTGGAACCGGTCGTCGGGCGGGATGCCGATCGTCTCCACCAGCGCGTCGTGCACGGCGCGGCCGAGTGCGTCGAGCCGGGCGCTGTCGGTCCCCTGGGCGTCGATACGGACAAAGGGCATGTCGGAGGTTCTCCTTCCGGACGGGGTGTGACGGGGTGTTCCGTCGCCCGTGATCGTACATACTAGTAGGTACAGAGGTCGCCGGGGTCGCTGTGCGCGGCCGGAGTGCCCGCGCCACACCGCGAGTTGCTCCCGCCGAGCGGCGTCCTAGGACGGATCCACCGACAGCGTCTCGGAAGGAATGTCGCCGCGGCCGATCCGCAGCCGGCCGCGGAGCTTGGCCACCACGGAGTACTTCCCGCGCTGCTCGCGCCCCTGCCGGTTGAGTTCCTCCACCAGCCGTTCGGAGCGCTTCTCCACGTCCATCTCGTCCAGGATCCGGTCGACCTCCGCCAGCAGCGCGCCGTGCAGCTGCCACTCGCGGGGATGCTGCCGCACGCCGTCGAGCAGCAGGTGCGCCACCACCTCGCGGCTCTCCCGGCTGGCGGCCAGCTCCCGGACGAGCTGGCTCTCGGCCTCCTCGGCGTTCGCGCTGACCTGCGTGGTGATGAGGACGGCGAAACTCTCGACGGCGCGGGCCATGTGGCCGAACAGCTCCCGCAGCGCGCTGGCGATGTCCTCGGAGAAGAGCGGCTCGTCCGTCCGCGCCTTGGCGAGGTCGGTGAGCGTGCGGCAGACCGTACGGATCACCACCGCCGAGATCTCCAGGGTGTCCAGCCCGGTGCGCAGTACGACGCGGGAGAGCAGGCCCTCCTTGACGCGGGGGTTGAGCCGGAGGCTGTCCTCGGCCTGCCGCAGCGCCGCATCCACCTCCACCACGTCGTGGTCCAGCCGCCGCGCCTCGTGCAGCCGCTCCGCTGCCTCCGCCACGGTGGTGTGGCCGGTCACCTCGGCGCCGAGCTTCAGCAGCAGGTCCCGCATCCGGCGGGCGAGGGCCTCGATGGCCTCGCTGGCGGGCTGCACCCATACGGGCGGCACGAACAGCATGTTGAAGAGCAGTCCGACGACCGCCCCGATCAGTGTCTCCAGCACCCGGTCCCAGGCCGTCGCGGCCACCCGCGTCGTCGTCACCCCCAGCACCAGCATCGCGCTGATCGCCACCTCGGGGACGAACTCGCCGGCCTTGACGAAGCGCCCGATGACCAGCGACGCCAGGATGATCAGCCCCAGGCTCCACCAGGTCAGCCCC
The sequence above is a segment of the Streptomyces lydicus genome. Coding sequences within it:
- a CDS encoding aromatic acid exporter family protein, translating into MREVTDPLLDLVRRHTEPVVAQTFRSTIAAVISYVVALALSSEPAPLTAPLTALLVVQVTLYTTLTTSVRRVNAVVVGVVIAIGFSSLVGLTWWSLGLIILASLVIGRFVKAGEFVPEVAISAMLVLGVTTTRVAATAWDRVLETLIGAVVGLLFNMLFVPPVWVQPASEAIEALARRMRDLLLKLGAEVTGHTTVAEAAERLHEARRLDHDVVEVDAALRQAEDSLRLNPRVKEGLLSRVVLRTGLDTLEISAVVIRTVCRTLTDLAKARTDEPLFSEDIASALRELFGHMARAVESFAVLITTQVSANAEEAESQLVRELAASRESREVVAHLLLDGVRQHPREWQLHGALLAEVDRILDEMDVEKRSERLVEELNRQGREQRGKYSVVAKLRGRLRIGRGDIPSETLSVDPS
- a CDS encoding HpcH/HpaI aldolase/citrate lyase family protein, producing the protein MSDATLRPRRSVLYMPGANERALEKAKSLPTDALILDLEDAVAPDAKADARKRVAAAAASGEYGYREVTIRVNAPGTAWHADDLRAAAEAGPDAVVVPKVESADTVREVERALEAAGAPDRTAIWAMVETPRAMLDARAVAAASERLTVLVMGTNDLAKELHAEHVPGRAPLLTGLSLALLGARDAGKVILDGVYNDVKDPEGFEAECVQGRQFGFDGKTLIHPSQVEPCNRVFAPSADQIERSRRIIEAFDEATREGRGVVTVDGRLIENLHVEDARRILALAEAVAGR
- a CDS encoding prephenate dehydrogenase; this translates as MHTAAVVGTGLIGTSIALALTGRGVTTHLIDHDPDRIRIAAARGAGIPGLPPAPVDLAVIAVPPSHTARVLADHQKAELARTYTDVASVKELVHAQCLALGCDTTSLVGGHPLAGRERSGPLAARADLFEDHHWVLTPTPETGELALNRALELVSLCNAVPVLLEPSEHDRAVALASHLPRLVASLTAARLLEGTDHAVRLAGRGMRDLGRAAAGEPELWADILAANAAAVGPLLAELGADLQSAAAALTRLAGGDPRPQGEALAELTRLLRRGAEGRSRVAAPHGGPAAQPPAVLSVAVGPDRDRELARLLGDVDAARLDLEDVVLPDGTDTPAPPGGTVALLVTPDVADPLAEVLRGRGWSVRRRPSTPPTESR
- a CDS encoding tautomerase family protein, whose translation is MPFVRIDAQGTDSARLDALGRAVHDALVETIGIPPDDRFQVLVGHDGARSTLRYDDYFGIRRDDGLVFVAITMRSGRTPEQKKALYRRIAERAQEYAGTEPRNVFVTVTENESADWSLGNGVAQYLTSDGAAGPASPPLTDA
- a CDS encoding HpcH/HpaI aldolase/citrate lyase family protein, whose translation is MRSPKDFFRPLAVGAPTPVREVPFRPSRMIHFFDPGNEKMAAKVPAIAPTVDVLLGNLEDAVAADRKEAARSGLVKIAKATDFGDTQLWTRINSLDSPWALDDLLTLVTEIGDKLDVIMVPKVEGAEDIHYVDRLLAQLEAKAQIQRPILVHAILETATGVANVEEIAGASPRMQGISLGPADLAASRRMKTTRVGGGHPGYLVREDPHGPDGAAPRATFQQDLWHYTLARMVDACAAHGILPYYGPFGDIKDTTACEDQFRNAFLLGCVGAWSLHPVQIDIAKRVFSPAPADVAWARKVIEAMGDGTGAVMIDGKMQDDATYKQCQVVVQLAEALAARDPELRDAYAAAESRQNKE